The Mauremys reevesii isolate NIE-2019 linkage group 1, ASM1616193v1, whole genome shotgun sequence genome segment GGatgttgctgcagatgctggggtgagagaggtttgggacacggctacctgatggagattcccagggaagacacttCTTTTTaaggattcacaggtacccacttttgctgaggagctcacctgctcgaaAAACCCAATACAGCATTGGCATGATGAGACAGAGAATAGGTCTGTGGTCTTTTTTGCATTGCAAAGCCATTAAACATCCAAGGACCCTTGCCAAAGGGGATGAGTTTGTTTCAGTAGCATGTGTTAAAATGTCCCACTTTGCTGGGCCCTCCCGGGCTGCTGGCCTCCAGCCTGAAGGTGGCtccatttcagtggcacagtggaTTCTTCGGGATGAAAGGTTTACACAGCCCCCACTGAGCCAAAACTCCCTTTGGAGTAAGAACTGAGTAAAGagctcaggagccagctgtgtgttaatgcagagatgctgtcacctcctcctcttgcatttcagggctctggctgttaaCAGATGGGGAAGAAGGGCTGTTCCCTGACTTTTATCTCCATGGAGCTGCTTGGGCTCCTCACTGGAACAATTCTAAGAATGTTTCAGCATGGGCAAGACATCTTTTCTCCTGGCTTCATTTGAGAAGTTGGCTCAAATGTTATGCTGGAAACTCAAAAAACAATTCAGCGGGAAGCAGACACGTGGTATGTGTTGCAAACACTTTTTTGAAGCAGGCACcaggcttagctggctaaagcaccagCTTGGTACATGGGAGATTCTGGGTTCAATGCCCCGTGGTGCTGTGTTGTATGGCTTTGAGGGAGGGATAGTGCCGtgatttgagtattggcctgccaAAGCCAGGGCTGTGATtaaaatccttgaggggggctgTTTAGGGATCTGAGCAAAagtctgtttggggattggtcctgctttaaggtGCAGGTTGGACtgggtgacctcctgaggtcccttccaaccctgatattctatgggaaatttcagtccaaatgctTAAAGCTTGgcaaatttataagcaactgaaaatgagatCTCCTAAGGGAAAgtgtcagacagccttaaccAATGGTGGTGCCACCAGCACCATCTACAATGGCCAATCCATTAGTGAATCCCATTCAGCTAAATGCTTTGCTCCAGTAACGTCTGTGGTAAGaagttccacaggccaaatatgAATCAtataaacaattttattttttcagtgttatatgttcagactttcaatgGAATTCAATGTCTGCTTGTACGTGCTTTGTAAGACAGAAtaaatataaatgcctgatctactttctttGTGGATAGGTTCATAGTGTATAAGGTTAACAGGGACatttagatcatccagtctgaattCCTGTATAACAAAAGCCATTAAATTTTACCCAGTTATCCCTCTATTGAGCCCAatgacttgtgtttgactaaggcctggtctacactggtgttTTATATCATACAATCATAGAGCCACAGGGTGAGAAGGAACCACAAGAGTcatctgccaagatgcaggaattgttgtgtctaaaccatccaggacAGATGACTGTCCAGCCTCCTTTAGAAAACCTGCAGTAAAGGAGCCTCCATGATTTCCCGAGGCGTCTGTTCCATTGGCTTCCTGTTCCTACATTTAGGCATTTTATCCTGaaaaatctgctatgctgtactTTAAACACACTGCCTCTTCTCCTGCCCTCAGTGGCAACAGTGAACaacttttcttgatttttttatggcagccattCAAGTATCCAAATATGGCTGCCATGTCCtcctcagtctcctcttttccaaacgaaacatgcccagttccttcagcctttgttcaGATGGCTTGAATTCTctccctttcatcatttttgtcaaTTGTCTCTGGTCATTtctagtttctctacatccttcgtatacattggtgaccaaattagacacagttctccagctgaggccgaaCCAGCACCCAGTGCAGCGGCACTATCACCTCCTCTggcttgcatgctatgcctctgctAATGCATCCAAAaattacatttgcttttttttttggaaacagcaaaaaaattcacccccctgagagatgtagctatatcaACCTAACCCAGATATAGTTGCATggggtcaacagaagaatttttctatccacttagctaccacctcttggggaggcgATTACCTATGCCAAAGCGAGAACCCCTGCAGTGGGTGTAAGTAGAGTCTACACCGAAGTGCTAAGGCAacgccactgtagcattttaagtgtagacaagtcctcaagcagatcttccagaaaaaacatccagtctggatctaCAGACATGTGGagctggagaatccatcacttccctttgCAGTTTATTCCAAATGTTAATAACTGTCAATGCTAAAAATTTGGCCCTTACTTCTAGCTGATATTTGtctggcttcatcttccagctATTGGACCTTGGTATggtttctctgctagattacagagccagtttatctatctatctatctatctatctatctatctatctatctatattgcTTTTTCTCCcctaattgctgccttcactttgccactgGACAGAGTTTTTAGCCAAAGTTGTCTACATTCTTGAATTGTGGCTTCTGAGCTATCTAATAAACTCGTCGTAAAGAACACCCAATTCTCATTCACATTGTTCTCTCAAAATTTTTCCTCCTAATCAGTTTTGCTGATAATTTGCTTCACCTTAGgagaattagcccttttgaaacaGAAAGTGTCCATCAATATTACTGGTTGGGAACTGTTCTCTATTTGACCATTTGAATGTAATCAGTCCCATTCTTTATTTTCCTCTCATCTGTCATAAGCCCCCTTCTTTGTCTCTTCCTAAACTAAAgagtcccagacttttcagtcCACAGATGGCAGCCCTCCCATTCTCATAGCCTGtctcagaaaccccctttctATTGGCTATATCTTTatagagactgggtgaccaaAGGTGAGCACATGGCCAGAGCAGggtattctccatcccattccttaggcatctgatcattgttttttgttttggccaCTACTGCAAATGAGCAGATGTTTCCATGGAGCCGCTATCAACGACACCAAGTATTTCCCCTGAGGTGTGTTCTAGCTGGGATGTTTCCCTCTGGTACATGTTGTGCCACACTTtgtttgtctttttgtttttattttccagtCTTAGATATTGAGCAACCAAATGAATGGGGAACTCCCTACAGCATGGACTCTCTAGCCTGGGTTTCATTGCATTAAGCAACAATGCTGGAAAACCAGTATCCACACTTGTGTTTCCTGCTGCTGCCTATTAAGGTTTCCCAAATGACGATGTATAGGAATTATTGAGGCAGGGATCAccataaaatatggaattggTATTAGTAGGATCATGTGTTCACAATTCATTTacctgaataatgaaaatgtcatttttctttGTGAGAAGAGCAaccaatctgcttcacccatTAGAACAGCCTCCAGTAGTGCATTTAGTGTCTCAaattaacattgtctctccattCAGGTATTTGTACTGCGACCATCACCCTAGagcctgggcacatacaggaagtcaggggaacgtacggtacatgcaggagacaccgttctacctcagagttggacaccttctcccctactccatgtcaggtTCCAACACAACCGATTTCACTAACCCCTCCACCTTCAACCTGCTGggtattcctggcctggaggcgacctatgtctggatctccatccccttctgcaccatgtacatcATAGCCATgatggggaacttcaccatcctgttcatcgtgaagaTGGAAccgagcctccatgggcccatgtactatttcctctgcatgctggccatcgcTGACCTGCTCCTGTATACCTCCatcctgcccaaaatgctgagtatcttctggttcaattccagggagatcgatttcagaGCCTGcttcacccagatgtacttcattcactgcttcttagagatggagtctgggatcctcatggccatggctttggatcgctacgtggccatctgcaacCCCCTGAgatattccaccatcctgacaaagtCCTTTGTGGCCAAGCTAggcctggctgtgctgctgcGTGGCAGCCTGGTTGTactgccctatcccttcctggctagtcaatggccatattgcagaaccaatatCATCCCCCAGCCATACTGCGTGCATATAGCCGTGGTGAATCTGGCCTGCGCTGACACCCgcatcagtagttactatggcctcTTTGTGCTATTCTGTGTGAAGGGTCTGGATATGTTTTTTATCGCcgtgtcctatacccagatcctcagggccatcttcagcctccccacaaaggacgcccggctcaagacttttgggacctgcatctccCACCTTTTTGTCATTTCAGCCTTTTACATCCCAGTGCTCTTCATCTCCCTCATGTACCGGTTTGGCCGGAATGTACCTGGGCATATCCACATTCTCATTGCCAACATGTACCACTTGATACCCCCCctgctaaaccccatcatctacggggtgaggaccaaacagatccgggacaggctgcttcGGCTCTTTATTCATAAAGGGGCCTAAAGATCTCTCCTGGTTCTCTGAGTCTCAGACTGAGCACAGTGCACAGCTGGCTGGTGACATGATGCTGGGCCCTCTTCCCTGAACCAGTGACTGGTTCAAAGTGATATTAAATCCTTTCCTgcccttactgtgctgtgtcagcctGACAAACTGAGGAATCGGTCTGTGTAGAACTCGCTAACTTACAGGATTGCCACCTTCCTAATTGCTGATAACTAGACCTGTCATCAATATAGAGAGAAAGATAGCATAGcatccctccttggcagctgtacgGAATcgccttacctgtaaggggtcaAGTGTTTCAAATAACCTAACTGGcatctgaccaaaaggaccaatgaggaaagaagatactgtccaatccagggaggggagggggtcgtgctctctctttgttgttccctctcgAGACGgagggagagaccaagcaggtacaacatttcctgaaaatatacctggaataataGATCTAAAATCACAGAAATTGTAACTAGGCACGGaaatgtgggttttgtgtttttgttttgttttgttttaactacTCTGCCttcaagcaaagaaaaaaacttcaggtgcttttgttaaaaaaaatattgtgtcctctaaacaaaaacaaaaaacaaacatacaaacaaactCCCTGGTTTTCAAGCAGCCAGaaggaaaaatgtgtccttttaaaatcctgaggtctgtgcttctggttcaaaatgatcccaccactgccaccatgTCAGTGTTCCCCCCtaattctgaactctggggtgcTCATGTGGGTACCCtgatgaaagaccccctaagcttacaTTCTACAAGCTTAGGTTAGCACTGCACATTTTTTTCCCTTATCCTTGGAcgatattgctgccaccaccaagtgatttacccAAAAATCAGAGCAGGGTCACTTGAAATCCCTATCCcgaaaatatccccccaagttcCTTCCCCCCTTTTCTGGGGCGGCTTGAGAATAATCTACCAACCAATTGGTTAACAATGTGAGCAGAGACCAACCCCTTTGACTTCAGGAGCACTTTATATATAAAGAAAAGGTAAacgaatcacacctgcaaaatcaggatttCTTGTAAGtgtacagggtaataaaaagattaaaaacacaGAGGACTCTCCCCTGGACTCAGCTTGACAGTACAAAAATGGGAATAAAATTATCTCTGTAGCACAGAAGAATTTACGAGCCAAAACAAAGATAACTTTACATATGTCCTTGCCTAGTTACAATTTCTGTGATTTTAGATCtattattccaggtatattttcaggaaatgttgtacctgcttggtctctccctcCGTTAGGAGAGGGAACAGCAAGCTAGCTACTAAGGAGGGATTCTATGCAACCCTTCTCTCTATATTTATGGCAAGACCACTGAAGCCATGTGCCCTTCCTTGCCTACTCCGCAAGGCCCCTCACCGTGTCCCAAGTATTCTCACAAGGCCCCGCtcccttctccacctcttcccccacggCCCCACCACTGTCCTGCCCCTTTCCCCAGAGTCACAGCCCTGTTGCTCGCTCctttcctccccaaccccatcaACGTTCTGGATCATCTCGACCTCCCTCCTCCGCagctgctctttctctgctt includes the following:
- the LOC120387961 gene encoding olfactory receptor 52R1-like, with the translated sequence MSGSNTTDFTNPSTFNLLGIPGLEATYVWISIPFCTMYIIAMMGNFTILFIVKMEPSLHGPMYYFLCMLAIADLLLYTSILPKMLSIFWFNSREIDFRACFTQMYFIHCFLEMESGILMAMALDRYVAICNPLRYSTILTKSFVAKLGLAVLLRGSLVVLPYPFLASQWPYCRTNIIPQPYCVHIAVVNLACADTRISSYYGLFVLFCVKGLDMFFIAVSYTQILRAIFSLPTKDARLKTFGTCISHLFVISAFYIPVLFISLMYRFGRNVPGHIHILIANMYHLIPPLLNPIIYGVRTKQIRDRLLRLFIHKGA